A part of Drosophila ananassae strain 14024-0371.13 chromosome 2R, ASM1763931v2, whole genome shotgun sequence genomic DNA contains:
- the LOC6507023 gene encoding coiled-coil domain-containing protein 186 yields the protein MESAQATQPAEAVSPEKEAKVDSGQEINDALEKTSDVDVEVLDVQMEKSNGKSEIQSDVPEVHNEVKLEEDLKAAVLDQLPIEEGVAAELTLRFKDLQTQEKEQEVQLELELDANQLKPPQNDILSHVHCLAQLEEQRRSFEQQLDQLRTSNLQKDNMITLIQRENAILDKEKQAARKEMDMANKEKEATVIKFAMKEKLLIDAKKEKDTVEKQLAEAKKEVKNISTKFVAINEEKSRMTYIIDEKCNEVRKYQRECEKYKTEIGHLESKLKYHINKLNYETEAKAVVERKLEEERNAPNKLEEKANEKLKMEFEANTILLKHEITSKTEALEKITKEQQKLIETNKELQQQLQEITTAHNQLTEDLNRLQEQHNFVEASYSDELLNSAKLRGQLEELQLLKTQNTLNEEKLAEEQTRIEQLEALAQDNETDLEELKVKKQELLTINKEMSELIVRLQNDICLAESKAQGLEAENKLLKQEKLSYDTKYNQLEQQLNSEAAEKGEERLILAKHLSEKTKLYELTKQKLDDVLGDFEATQHKHTTMVKELHRELNKYKKGISEPKSPIAYCSNCQQALNGYPSEHGQQNQRSHSRSSSHSSMHSGSRRASESSESETVASTATTVQPPPSISSGQPDLQAVPSKKVLVERILRLQQATARQTERIEFLENHTAALVAEVQKKSKVVQHYMLRDQTAGALTTSRSDQNKSELVKYGNGIMAAIYGGSAKAGGENKAMSLELSLEINKKLQTVLEDTLLKNITLKENLDVLGLEVDNLTRKLRALEASK from the exons ATGGAATCAGCCCAGGCGACTCAGCCGGCTGAGGCGGTGAGTCCGGAGAAGGAGGCCAAAGTGGATTCAGGGCAGGAAATCAATGATGCCTTGGAAAAAACGAGCGACGTGGATGTGGAAGTATTAGATGTCCAGATGGAGAAGTCCAACGGAAAAAGTGAAATCCAGAGCGATGTACCCGAGGTCCATAATGAGGTCAAATTGGAGGAGGACCTAAAAGCTGCCGTCCTGGATCAACTACCCATCGAAGAAGGAGTGGCTGCCGAACTGACCCTGCGATTTAAGGACCTGCAGACGCAGGAAAAGGAGCAGGAGGTGCAACTTGAGTTGGAGCTGGATGCCAATCAATTGAAACCCCCGCAGAATGATATACTCTCCCACGTTCACTGCCTGGCTCAGTTAGAGGAGCAACGCCGCAGCTTTGAACAACAGCTGGATCAATTACGTACCTCCAATCTCCAAAAGGACAATATGATCACCCTTATCCAAAGGGAAAATGCCATACTAGATAAAGAGAAGCAGGCGGCGCGCAAGGAAATGGACATGGCCAACAAGGAGAAAGAGGCCACTGTAATAAAGTTTGCCATGAAGGAGAAGCTTCTTATCGATGCCAAGAAGGAGAAGGACACTGTGGAGAAGCAGTTGGCGGAGGCCAAAAAAGAGGTTAAGAACATATCCACAAAATTTGTGGCTATAAACGAAGAAAAGTCACGTATGACGTATATAATTGACGAAAag TGCAACGAAGTCAGGAAATATCAGAGGGAGTGCGAGAAGTATAAAACGGAAATTGGTCATCTAGAATCAAAGCTGAAATATCATATAAACAAGCTTAACTATGAGACAGAAGCTAAGGCG GTCGTTGAACGAAAGTTGGAAGAGGAAAGAAATGCTCCCAACAAACTCGAGGAAAAAGCCAATG AGAAGCTGAAAATGGAATTTGAAGCGAACACAATACTCCTGAAGCACGAGATCACAAGCAAGACTGAAGCTCTGGAAAAAATCACCAAGGAACAGCAAAAGTTAATCGAAACCAACAAGGAACTACAGCAACAGCTCCAAGAGATTACCACTGCA CACAACCAGCTCACAGAGGATTTGAACCGTTTGCAGGAACAACACAATTTTGTTGAGGCTTCCTACAGCGATGAATTGCTGAATTCTGCGAAACTTAGAGGCCAATTGGAGGAACTTCAACTTTTGAAAACCCAAAACACTTT aaatgAAGAAAAGCTGGCCGAGGAGCAGACCCGCATTGAGCAACTAGAGGCCTTAGCGCAAGACAACGAAACCGATCTGGAGGAACTGAAAGTCAAGAAGCAGGAGCTGCTCACAATTAACAAGGAAATGAGCGAACTTATAGTTCGTCTACAGAATGACATATGTCTTGCAGAATCCAAG GCCCAAGGATTGGAAGCTGAGAATAAGTTGTTAAAGCAGGAGAAGCTTAGCTACGATACCAAGTACAATCAACTGGAGCAGCAACTCAACTCGGAGGCGGCGGAGAAGGGGGAGGAGCGTCTAATTTTAGCCAAGCATTTATCAGAAAAGACGAAACTATATGAACTGACCAAGCAGAAGCTAGACGATGTCCTAGGCGACTTTGAGGCCACCCAGCACAAGCATACCACAATGGTGAAGGAGCTTCATCGAGAACTGAACAAGTACAAGAAGGGCATTTCGGAACCAAAGTCTCCCATTGCGTACTGCAGCAATTGCCAGCAGGCGCTGAATGGTTACCCCTCAGAGCACGGTCAACAGAATCAACGTAGCCACAGTCGATCCAGCAGCCATAGTAGCATGCACAGTGGTAGCAGGAGGGCCAGCGAATCATCAGAATCGGAGACGGTAGCCAGCACTGCCACAACAGTCCAACCACCGCCATCCATTTCCTCTGGACAACCAGATCTTCAAGCGGTACCTTCCAAAAAAGTCCTAGTAGAACGGATTCTGCGACTGCAGCAAGCCACTGCTCGGCAAACAGAGCGAATAGAGTTTCTGGAAAATCACACAGCTGCCCTGGTGGCCGAGGTCCAAAAGAAATCTAAAGTAGTACAGCACTACATGCTCAGGGATCAGACTGCAGGCGCCCTGACCACCTCCCGCAGTGACCAGAACAAGAGTGAACTGGTTAAGTACGGAAACGGTATTATGGCAGCCATCTACGGAGGATCTGCCAAAGCTGGAGGTGAAAACAAAGCCATGTCGCTGGAGCTCTCCCTGGAGATTAACAAGAAGCTGCAGACCGTACTCGAGGACACGCTTCTGAAGAATATTACGCTTAAGGAAAACCTGGACGTTCTAGGCCTAGAAGTAGATAACCTGACGCGGAAGTTGCGCGCCCTGGAAGCCTCGAAATGA
- the LOC6507024 gene encoding rab GTPase-activating protein 1-like — MDDNLSTKSSESSITTSGEYEIVTDSNVASPTDQTKRSLNQDKKNTEELLGGKPPTSLSALVLSSPGGDRSPTLDMSHNRNLSDIQHEMTDALRDLDLERGGVVGGEKSSQRLPSHQQKSLTLPLTGAGGRSADPEMRFPCTMFSPKSEEAIDDASSSNRVGHSVFYDCIDASPACLEEKQDAMKPEKGDTTDEEVSEIDQGCTIFSGVTYLGAANINAPKSETDVYRIMSELNSGSKSVGLKITVSIPNCSDGLVVLHDAESNTIIATYEISSIILYYRGPVDTVENGCFAFTWLHGDALFQCHVFRCHIPEAVNQVSACFQKAFQTYPPSMSCSLNSAVDMANSVTSDVSGNPLNTAGYEFIVSLEIREKVAKNSYAAVPRDRGCFKLRANTDKEVCITVKQTPSNILQPLFIERCFGVLVAPGKLVVQKDMHLIDMHSMGYVSPGGSTESDSNQQNSNHPYVIRAEWKAQEKAFEQLNLEASKTNLTVAVDIVMRRIQEPVRFVIETPVTIQSASEMRIMDHFMSKRPMTLRFYLHLKRIDESNWKVNSIDPSEEITEQQGGQQSSLVKMGMSLSRIVRSSSIASIEDDCPTDYSSDGDEPLLSGTGEVSKDCSQDTLDEWDPILREWDGEKRPKNLAPLVRLGVPEALREKIWQKLANVEGKMEMNDKYKILITKETKCETVIQRDIHRTFPAHKCFKETGGSGQDALFKVSKAYAVHDSEVGYCQGLSFIAASLLLHMPEEDAFCVLVALMYDYGLRDLYKAGFEVLYLRLYQLERLIKDQLPKLHEHFTACGIETHMYASQWFLTLYTARFPLCFVFHVLDVFLLDGLPVLFQVAVTLLSICESDLRQLDFEGILKYFRVTLPKKCRNSSQARKVMKQACERKIKKLKQYEEEFLLKKQHKERMEKEAQIYESRFGEERRKLQGEIDTLNQQLTAAKERAVEKEKKHTGIIQEYKQIIQRQEQDMNTLSETLSKVMNTVSKCQDCLQQIDGVNDNVKSGDGNSKRQSDAMRNANEPPLGPLDPLNAAAQRIRELELELAQAKLAQVEAECKNQDLNHQLSTTLSELQTNRNSWQPWLSKTLNSLQEKVTTRGGNRDTGSGAPTPTFQSYMGQAPTTVSEASSPSGNQEYKTFAFASVGGSPKLPSKFQATKLRNSIDSLRNIVVPLETGKSLAENLKQQLQQ; from the exons ATGGATGATAATCTGAGCACCAAGTCCTCGGAATCCTCGATAACTACCAGCGGGGAATACGAAATAGTCACCGACAGCAATGTGGCCAGTCCCACGGACCAAACAAAGAGGTCACTAAACCAGGATAAGAAAAATACCGAGGAGCTGCTTGGTGGCAAGCCACCCACTTCTTTAAGCGCCCTGGTTCTGTCCTCGCCAGGGGGCGACCGATCGCCCACTCTGGACATGTCCCACAACCGCAATCTGAGCGATATCCAGCACGAAATGACGGATGCCTTGAGGGATTTGGATTTGGAACGCGGCGGCGTCGTAG gagGCGAAAAGAGTTCGCAGCGCCTACCTAGTCACCAGCAAAAGTCCCTGACCCTGCCACTGACGGGTGCCGGGGGTCGATCTGCCGATCCAGAGATGCGTTTCCCGTGTACCATGTTCTCGCCCAAGAGCGAGGAAGCTATCGACGATGCATCCAGCTCGAATAGAGTTGGCCATTCCGTGTTCTACGATTGCATAGACGCGAGTCCGGCTTGCTTGGAGGAGAAACAGGACGCCATGAAGCCAGAAAAAGGAGACACCACCGATGAAGAGG TTTCAGAAATCGATCAGGGATGCACGATCTTCTCGGGAGTGACCTATCTGGGCGCTGCAAATATCAATGCTCCCAAATCCGAGACAGATGTGTATCGGATTATGAGCGAACTCAATAGCGGCTCCAAATCGGTTGGTCTCAAAATTACAGTGAGCATTCCCAACTGCTCTGATGGTCTGGTCGT aCTGCACGACGCCGAGAGTAATACAATTATAGCCACCTACGAAATATCCAGCATCATATTGTACTATCGTGGACCCGTGGACACAGTGGAGAATGGTTGCTTTGCCTTCACGTGGTTGCACGGAGATGCACTGTTCCAGTGCCATGTATTCCGTTGCCATATTCCCGAGGCGGTTAATCAAGTCAGCG CCTGCTTCCAGAAAGCATTCCAAACGTATCCGCCCAGCATGAGCTGTAGCCTCAACTCCGCCGTTGATATGGCCAACTCAGTAACTTCCGATGTAAGCGGAAATCCATTGAACACAGCCGGTTATGAGTTTATTGTTTCCTTGGAAATACGAGAGAAGGTGGCCAAGAATTCATATGCTGCCGTGCCTAGGGATAGGGGATGCTTCAAGCTCCGTGCAAATACGGACAAGGAAGTGTGCATTACGGTCAAGCAGACGCCCTCGAACATACTCCAACCATTGTTCATAGAACGATGCTTTGGCGTTTTAGTAGCACCAGGAAAGCTGGTGGTCCAGAAGGACATGCATCTGATAGATATGCACAGCATGGGCTATGTTTCTCCTGGTGGCTCCACTGAATCAGATAGCAACCAGCAGAATTCCAACCATCCCTATGTCATTCGAGCAGAGTGGAAAGCTCAGGAGAAGGCGTTCGAACAGTTGAATCTGGAAGCGTCTAAGACCAACCTCACTGTTGCAGTGGACATCGTGATGCGCCGCATCCAGGAGCCAGTGCGATTCGTCATTGAGACCCCAGTGACCATTCAGTCGGCCAGTGAGATGCGCATCATGGATCATTTCATGTCCAAGCGACCGATGACACTGCGATTCTATTTGCATTTAAAGCGAATTGATGAGTCTAACTGGAAAGTGAACAGTATCGACCCCTCTGAGGAGATCACAGAGCAGCAGGGCGGTCAGCAAAGCTCGCTCGTGAAAATGGGCATGAGCCTATCGCGCATCGTGCGCAGTTCGTCCATAGCCTCCATTGAGGATGACTGTCCCACGGACTACAGCAGCGATGGGGATGAGCCCCTGCTCAGTGGCACTGGCGAAGTGTCAAAGGATTGCTCCCAGGATACTTTGGACGAGTGGGACCCGATTCTAAGAGAATGGGACGGTGAAAAGAGGCCCAAGAATCTTGCTCCCTTGGTCCGTTTAGGTGTACCGGAGGCGCTGCGTGAAAAAATTTGGCAGAAGCTGGCCAATGTTGAGGGCAAGATGGAGATGAACGACAAATACAAGATCCTCATCACCAAA GAAACCAAATGTGAGACAGTAATTCAGCGAGACATCCATCGGACTTTCCCGGCGCACAAATGCTTCAAGGAGACTGGAGGATCTGGTCAAGATGCGCTCTTCAAGGTGTCCAAGGCCTATGCAGTGCACGATAGCGAAGTCGGTTACTGTCAAGGTCTCAGCTTCATTGCAGCCAGCCTGTTGCTACAC ATGCCCGAGGAGGATGCCTTCTGTGTCCTAGTCGCTCTCATGTATGATTATGGACTGCGAGATCTGTACAAGGCTGGTTTTGAGGTTCTCTATTTGCGTCTGTACCAGCTGGAGCGCCTGATCAAGGACCAGCTGCCCAAGCTGCACGAACACTTTACGGCCTGCGGCATTGAGACGCACATGTACGCCTCGCAGTGGTTCCTCACCTTGTACACCGCTCGCTTCCCGCTCTGCTTCGTTTTCCATGTCCTGGATGTATTCCTGCTGGACGGGTTACCTGTCCTATTCCAGGTGGCCGTGACCCTGCTGTCAATCTGCGAATCTGATCTGCGGCAGCTTGATTTTGAAGGCATTCTTAAGTATTTCCGAGTGACGCTGCCCAAGAAGTGTCGCAACTCGAGTCAAGCTCGTAAGGTAATGAAACAAGCCTGTGAACGGAAGATCAAGAAGCTGAAGCAGTACGAGGAGGAATTTCTGCTGAAGAAGCAGCACAAGGAGCGCATGGAGAAGGAGGCGCAGATCTACGAGAGTCGCTTTGGCGAGGAGCGGCGTAAGCTGCAGGGCGAGATCGACACGCTGAACCAGCAGCTGACAGCGGCCAAGGAGCGGGCTGTCGAAAAGGAGAAAAAACACACTGGCATCATACAGGAATACAAACAAATCATTCAACGCCAGGAGCAGGACATGAACACTCTCAGCGAGACGCTGAGTAAGGTGATG AACACGGTTTCTAAATGCCAGGACTGCCTGCAGCAGATCGACGGAGTCAATGACAACGTGAAGTCGGGCGACGGCAACAGTAAGCGGCAGTCGGACGCCATGCGGAATGCCAACGAGCCACCACTGGGACCTTTGGATCCACTCAACGCCGCAGCGCAGCGTATCCGCGAATTGGAACTAGAGCTAGCCCAGGCCAAACTCGCCCAAGTGGAGGCAGAGTGCAAGAACCAGGATCTGAACCATCAGCTCAGCACCACGCTCAGCGAACTGCAGACCAACCGCAACAGCTGGCAGCCCTGGCTATCGAAGACCTTGAATTCGTTGCAGGAGAAAGTAACCACGCGAGGTGGGAATCGGGACACTGGCAGTGGTGCACCCACGCCTACGTTCCAATCGTACATGGGTCAGGCTCCCACGACAGTTAGCGAGGCCAGTTCCCCCAGCGGCAATCAG GAGTACAAGACCTTTGCATTTGCCTCGGTAGGCGGATCACCGAAGCTGCCCAGCAAATTTCAGGCCACCAAGCTGCGCAACAGCATCGACAGTCTACGGAATATAGTGGTGCCCCTGGAGACGGGCAAGTCGCTAGCCGAGAATCTCAAGCAACAGTTGCAGCAGTAG
- the LOC6492989 gene encoding uncharacterized protein LOC6492989 produces the protein MSQKVIKYFGRTTDFRGNTLWELVSELPNWGVGRMLIRNMFQRYPEPCYMRILKVQAVDEQPGEERKVRVTVEKTWRGVTQPKPVEIYSTSYKADYELVPQDEEAKYLNNNKKVEEVVLPTLIDLPPLLREFVTEETGNSNPQMKVHFKRTHNKLARLAKDGEKPSVSFGVGLGQPKPVSAKLYEGLL, from the coding sequence ATGAGCCAGAAAGTAATCAAGTACTTCGGCCGCACCACGGACTTTCGCGGCAACACACTCTGGGAGTTGGTCTCCGAGCTGCCCAACTGGGGAGTGGGTCGCATGCTCATACGTAACATGTTCCAGCGCTACCCGGAGCCCTGCTACATGCGGATTCTAAAAGTACAGGCCGTTGACGAACAGCCGGGAGAGGAGCGAAAGGTACGAGTCACCGTGGAGAAAACCTGGCGCGGAGTAACCCAACCCAAACCAGTGGAGATCTACAGCACCAGCTACAAAGCTGACTACGAGCTAGTCCCACAAGACGAAGAGGCGAAGTACcttaacaacaacaagaaagtGGAGGAGGTAGTACTTCCTACCTTGATCGATCTGCCACCTCTGTTGCGGGAGTTTGTTACCGAGGAAACAGGCAATTCCAATCCCCAGATGAAGGTGCACTTTAAGAGAACCCACAATAAACTGGCGCGACTAGCGAAAGACGGTGAGAAACCCTCAGTAAGTTTTGGAGTGGGTCTTGGACAACCGAAACCCGTTAGCGCCAAGCTGTACGAGGGATTGCTGTGA